The following are encoded together in the Chlorocebus sabaeus isolate Y175 chromosome 12, mChlSab1.0.hap1, whole genome shotgun sequence genome:
- the LOC103219648 gene encoding spermatogenesis-associated protein 31D1-like: protein MENILCFLNSYTETGLSPDSHYLDIDPNVICLSGLGLFILYLFYVVLTLYSSATEKNNDIQKHQGRARRRRKSVTFKGFPDRKSFQREAEEERKLLSILKSFGPPASCSPLGQRHDTTSFCRLLCPDPLCQVCNRATADIQRLLSWESLKDAAPCVSPLPSGASVTESSFTLSSTASTIPTEDLILSPRPKLSPPPQLILSSDLITSLANLFSPSPLRDPLPPQPVSPLDSKFPVDHSSPLQLPFPLLPPHHIQRVEPNLHPVASLSLNTIFSLDSTQCQDISQAMNPTDSCAYHHKPPISAALPLEDCSVTQSKSRLTILKPFAEMLSLGGSGEISTYAPTIKGIDHSCPASSEFSWWQPHAKDSFSSNFVPSDFMEELLTLLSSEASLGGHSVANVIQPVNISFVSHDILALLERQVKKRCDFLMWKENGKKPGSFPTQLRQNYQLNSSRKMLASIADKHDMVELFPFRASKGKLEGQHIHQQPPYPKYFEDHLEQKYVQLFWGLPSLHSESLHPTVLVKHGRSSMFVFFNGITNTSIFHKFPVLPSPQPLSLPNTQALPLPQTLPRGQSPHLTQVQSQAQHQSPLPVLLPSPPFLIRICGVCFHRPQNEAQSLTPSEINLLECNVLQKVQESVWGLPSVVKKSQEDFCPPAPNLALVRKSKVHVPISIIPGDFPLSSEVRKKLEQHIRKRLIQRRWGLPRRIHESLSLLRPQSKISELSVSESIHGPLHHSSVEGQSLNVLKKFGSIIPRTLHERSSNILSLENVGNYQGCSQETGPKNHLLQDPETTSDEDLRSDSETDLDTHMMHLSGNHSGERLGQKQLENALTVHLSKKFEEINEGRMPGTVHSSWHSVKQTMSLAEESHSQIKHRNMAALGSEDHGVDTSQEISFLGSNKQKMLEAHIKSFHMRMLWGLPHKVLESIEIFKLKEDFSNSFSHFDLPFSASFISRGDSKDGVSKSNRQSTFQGGKLGTTSSVPVLDRPHPVTSPVGKEKSDTLGRQFSDTDHDLIETDSKDRASTPIRRGTTDFQGEKLETTSSFSILGHPQLVTSPVDQEKHETLKREFADTDNDLTESVPTTEDGRQTFLPPAHSIIDEVSQRQTVPASRCSSELPIMQAGVGHESRDKRESASNVNRLQGSRKTFPVTNGSKEMFKEEETCALQSQNRNNLTSSKPGSCSVTNVKTSTSHETEIFLPRVSVPQDPKSYLKNQMLSQLKLVQRKDSQPQSHFTDTSIALENLSSKDLLTHPQGISSRDMETSQVLHVYLEDRGICAAQQQEPRVPTHVLQKCQVKNFSPATKRVSPLRPKGGEVGGGDAGLGTSQFRRKSHVIHNKTSRELLGSKSSPTLKTQPPPENLFRKWMKTFSQRFNKPSITYEDQEISQAKDSSLSSSVQNRGRVKSRAGFTGSIEAQKIRKDTGEFLEEKLGHRHGIDITCPQEPLASPVELGKAQHNPEVQFTAELVQGYPHNYMAPSCKVTCTKSYSQQAIFVGQNYPTRIRQNTDKDRQPEKVEAFEGKILCQRHPQSMPHRKPVPHSNPICQHQVNLVCLAHPTSANSSVFSDVPLLTGQKMLPKHFQGGKFPPTK, encoded by the exons ATGGAGAATATCCTCTGTTTTCTGAACAGCTATACTGAGACAGGGCTGAGCCCGGACTCACATTACTTGGATATTGACCCCAACGTCATCTGCTTGAGTGGGTTGGGATTGTTTATTCTGTACTTGTTCTACGTGGTATTGACCCTGTATTCGTCAGCCACCGAAAAAAATAATGACATCCAAAAG catcagggcagagccaggaggagaagaaaaagtgtGACATTTAAA GGTTTCCCAGACCGGAAAAGTTTCCAGAGGGaagcagaagaggaaagaaagctactttctattCTGAAAAG CTTTGGACCTCCTGCTTCCTGCAGTCCCCTGGGCCAGCGTCATGATACCACCAGCTTTTGTCGACTGTTATGCCCAGACCCCCTCTGTCAGGTGTGTAACAGAGCAACTGCTGATATCCAGCGACTGCTGTCTTGGGAGTCCCTGAAAGATGCTGCTCCCTGTGtgtcccctttgccttctggaGCTTCTGTGACTGAGTCATCGTTCACTCTGTCTTCCACCGCCTCAACAATCCCTACAGAAGACCTAATATTGTCTCCTCGGCCTAAGctctctccacctccccagttaaTTCTCTCATCTGACTTGATCACCTCCTTAGCTAACTTGTTTTCACCCTCACCACTGAGGGACCCTCTGCCACCACAGCCTGTTTCTCCCCTGGATTCCAAGTTCCCCGTAGACCATTCCTCACCCCTAcagcttccctttccccttctgccaccaCATCACATTCAGAGAGTGGAGCCCAATCTCCACCCTGTGGCCAGTTTGTCTCTGAACACCATCTTTTCACTTGACTCCACCCAATGCCAAGATATTTCCCAGGCCATGAATCCCACTGATTCATGTGCTTATCATCACAAACCACCAATCTCAGCTGCTTTACCACTGGAAGACTGCTCTGTGACTCAGTCGAAATCAAGACTCACCATTTTGAAGCCTTTTGCAGAGATGTTATCTCTAGGTGGATCTGGTGAGATATCCACCTATGCCCCAACAATCAAAGGCATTGACCATTCATGCCCTGCATCTTCAGAATTCTCCTGGTGGCAGCCTCATGCCAAGGACTCTTTTTCCTCCAATTTTGTGCCATCTGATTTCATGGAGGAGCTTCTTACCcttctttcttctgaggcctctttaGGGGGGCACTCTGTGGCCAACGTCATACAGCCTGTTAACATCTCTTTTGTCAGCCATGACATTCTGGCACTCCTGGAGAGACAAGTCAAAAAAAGGTGTGATTTCCTGAtgtggaaagaaaatggaaagaaaccagGATCTTTCCCAACACAACTTAGACAAAACTACCAACTAAATTCTTCACGGAAAATGTTAGCCTCAATTGCTGATAAGCATGACATGGtagaattatttccttttagGGCCAGTAAAGGCAAACTAGAGGGGCAGCACATCCATCAGCAGCCCCCATATCCTAAGTACTTTGAGGACCATTTAGAGCAAAAATATGTGCAGCTCTTCTGGGGTCTCCCATCTCTGCACAGCGAGTCTCTGCATCCTACTGTTCTTGTCAAACATGGCCGTTCCTCCATGTTTGTATTCTTCAATGGCATTACAAATACATCTATATTCCATAAATTTCCAGTACTTCCCTCTCCCCAACCTCTGTCCTTGCCTAATACCCAAGCTCTACCCTTGCCTCAAACCCTGCCCCGAGGTCAGTCCCCACATCTCACTCAGGTCCAGTCCCAGGCTCAACATCAATCTCCACTCCCAGTCCTACTACCCAGCCCTCCATTCCTGATCAGGATCTGTGGAGTGTGTTTTCATAGACCCCAGAATGAGGCACAGTCTCTTACACCATCTGAAATTAATCTTTTGGAGTGTAACGTGTTGCAGAAAGTGCAGGAAAGTGTGTGGGGTTTACCCTCTGTGGTTAAAAAATCCCAGGAAGACTTTTGTCCTCCAGCTCCCAATCTTGCATTGGTCAGAAAGTCCAAGGTCCATGTTCCCATCTCTATAATTCCTGGAGATTTTCCACTGAGCTCTGAGGTAAGGAAGAAACTAGAGCAACACATTCGAAAGAGGCTCATCCAGCGCAGATGGGGCCTGCCTCGTAGAATCCATGAGTCTCTGTCATTGCTACGTCCTCAGAGCAAAATTTCAGAGCTATCTGTGTCAGAAAGCATTCATGGACCCTTACATCACTCTTCAGTTGAGGGTCAGAGCCTCAATGTTCTAAAGAAGTTCGGATCAATCATCCCTAGAACCTTGCATGAGAGGAGCTCAAATATACTTTCACTGGAGAATGTGGGAAATTATCAGGGATGCAGCCAGGAGACTGGTCCAAAAAATCATCTGTTGCAAGATCCAGAGACAACTTCAGATGAGGATCTGAGGTCTGACTCTGAGACAGACCTGGACACTCATATGATGCATCTGTCAGGGAATCATTCAGGGGAGCGCCTAGGTCAGAAACAACTTGAAAATGCCCTGACAGTACATTTGAGCAAGAAATTTGAGGAAATCAATGAGGGTCGAATGCCTGGGACTGTGCATAGTTCATGGCATTCAGTCAAGCAGACAATGTCTCTTGCTGAGGAATCCCACAGCCAAATAAAACATCGAAATATGGCAGCATTGGGGAGTGAGGACCACGGCGTTGATACTTCCCAGGAGATTTCTTTCCTTGGTTCCAACAAACAAAAGATGTTGGAAGCCCATATTAAATCTTTCCACATGAGAATGCTGTGGGGCCTTCCCCACAAGGTCCTTGAATCCATAGAAATCTTCAAATTGAAAGAGGACTTTTCcaattccttttcccatttcGACCTTCCCTTCTCAGCCAGCTTTATTTCTCGGGGAGATTCCAAAGATGGGGTCTCTAAGTCTAATAGACAAAGCACTTTCCAAGGAGGAAAGTTGGGAACAACAAGCTCAGTCCCTGTCCTTGATCGTCCTCATCCTGTCACCTCACCTGTTGGCAAAGAAAAATCAGACACTCTGGGAAGGCAATTTTCTGATACTGATCATGACCTTATAGAGACAGATTCCAAAGATAGGGCCTCCACGCCCATTAGAAGAGGCACTACAGATTTTCAAGGAGAAAAGTTAGAAACCACAAGCTCATTCTCCATCCTGGGTCATCCTCAACTGGTCACCTCACCTGTTGATCAAGAAAAGCATGAGACCCTGAAAAGAGAATTCGCTGATACTGACAATGATCTTACAGAAAGTGTCCCAACAACTGAGGATGGCAGACAGACTTTTCTGCCCCCTGCACACAGCATCATAGACGAAGTCAGTCAGAGACAGACTGTACCGGCCAGTAGATGCAGCTCAGAGCTGCCCATAATGCAAGCTGGAGTTGGCCATGAGTCAAGGGATAAGAGAGAGAGTGCCAGTAATGTTAACAGGCTTCAGGGCAGTAGAAAGACCTTTCCTGTCACCAATGGGTCGAAGGAGATGTTCAAGGAAGAGGAGACCTGTGCTCTTCAATCACAAAATAGGAACAACTTGACATCCAGCAAGCCAGGAAGCTGCTCAGTGACAAATGTGAAAACAAGCACATCTCATGAAACTGAAATTTTCCTACCAAGAGTATCAGTTCCCCAAGATCCTAAATCATATCTTAAAAATCAGATGCTGAGTCAGTTAAAGTTGGTCCAGAGGAAGGATAGCCAACCTCAGAGCCATTTCACTGACACGTCTATTGCCTTAGAGAACTTGAGTTCCAAGGACTTACTGACTCATCCCCAGGGCATTTCAAGTCGGGACATGGAAACTTCCCAGGTGCTGCATGTCTACTTGGAGGACAGAGGGATCTGTGCGGCACAGCAGCAGGAGCCCAGGGTCCCTACCCATGTCTTACAGAAATGCCAAGTTAAGAATTTTTCACCAGCTACAAAGAGAGTGAGCCCTCTAAGACCCAAGGGAGGAGAGGTTGGTGGAGGGGATGCAGGGTTGGGGACATCCCAATTCAGGAGAAAGAGCCACGTTATTCACAACAAGACATCAAGGGAGTTGCTTGGGAGCAAATCTTCCCCAACCTTGAAAACACAGCCTCCTCCTGAAAACCTTTTCAGAAAGTGGATGAAGACCTTTTCGCAGCGGTTTAATAAACCCAGCATAACATATGAAGATCAAGAAATTTCTCAGGCAAAGGATAGCTCCCTGTCGTCATCTGTGCAGAATAGAGGTCGAGTTAAAAGCAGAGCTGGCTTTACTGGAAGTATTGAAGCTCAGAAAATTAGGAAAGACACTGGGGAGTTCCTAGAAGAGAAGCTGGGGCATAGGCATGGGATAGATATCACCTGTCCCCAGGAGCCCCTTGCCTCCCCGGTGGAGCTTGGGAAAGCTCAGCACAACCCAGAAGTGCAGTTCACAGCAGAGCTTGTCCAGGGCTATCCCCACAACTACATGGCTCCCTCCTGCAAAGTGACATGTACCAAATCTTACAGCCAACAAGCTATCTTTGTTGGCCAGAATTATCCTACAAGGATTAGACAGAACACAGACAAGGACAGACAGCCCGAGAAAGTTGAGGCATTTGAGGGGAAGATATTGTGTCAAAGGCATCCCCAGTCCATGCCCCACAGGAAGCCTGTGCCACATTCAAACCCCATTTGTCAGCATCAGGTCAACTTGGTGTGTCTAGCCCACCCTACCAGTGCTAATAGCAGTGTGTTCAGTGATGTGCCTTTACTAACTGGACAGAAAATGCTTCCGAAGCATTTCCAGGGAGGAAAATTTCCCCCTACAAAATAA